The following is a genomic window from Salinibacterium sp. UTAS2018.
CGGAGCGCTCACCCTCATCCTGATCGTGATGATCCTCAACCTGCTCGCCCGCGTCATCGCCAAAATCTTCGCCCCCAAAACCGGTCGATAACCGAAGGAACCCTAACTCGTGTCAAAGCGTATTGAAGTCAATGATCTCAACGTCTACTACAGCAAGTTTCGCGCTGTAGAGGGCGTCTCGCTCACGATTGAGCCCCGCACGGTTACCGCCTTCATCGGTCCATCCGGTTGTGGCAAGTCGACCTTCCTGCGCACGCTCAACCGCATGCATGAGGTCATCCCGGGCGCTTACGTCGAGGGTGAAGTTCTCATCGACGGCAACAACCTCTACGGCCCCGGCGTCGACCCCGTGAACGTGCGTCGCCAGGTGGGCATGGTGTTCCAGCGCCCCAACCCGTTCCCCACGATGTCGATTCGCGACAATGTGCTCGCCGGCGTCAAGCTCAACAACAGCCGCATCAGCAAGAGTGACGCTGACGACCTCGTTGAATCATCGCTTGTGGGCGCCAACCTCTGGAAGGAGGTCAAGGACCGCCTCGAGAAGCCAGGCTCGGGCCTCTCCGGTGGCCAGCAGCAACGTCTCTGCATTGCTCGCGCTATCGCCGTCAAGCCTGACGTCGTACTGATGGATGAGCCGTGCTCGGCCCTCGACCCCATCTCAACGCTCGCCATTGAAGACCTCATCGAGGAACTCAAGCAGGAGTACACGATCGTAATCGTGACCCACAACATGCAGCAGGCCTCGCGCGTCTCTGACCGCACCGCCTTCTTCAACATTGCGGGCACCGGCGCTCCCGGCAAGCTCATCGAATACGACGACACCACCACGATCTTCTCGAACCCCAGTGTTCAGGCCACCGAAGACTACGTCTCCGGCAAGTTCGGATAACGAGCTTTCGGAGATCGCGGTTGCCCGCTAGCAACACGAAAAAGCCCCCGCGCCTTATCTGGCCGGGGGCTTTTCTGTTGTCTCGAGATGCGCGCTTTAGAAGAGGGTGTCTCCGATGTAGCCGCCGGGCTCGCAGCCGGGTGGAATCGCGAAGACTGCTGAACCGACGGGCGTGGTCCAGGTGTTGAGCAGGTCGAGCGTGTCGAGGGCTTTCTGCACGGGCACGAACTGTTTGTCGACATCCGCTTGGAAGGCAGCGAACAGAAGGCCCGAGTTGGAGACGCTCTCGGCGCCCGCCAGCACGATGTCGTCGTAGTTATAGCCCCGACGGAACATCTTGTTCGCAGCCTCGTGCTCCTTGGCCCGACGAACGTGCGCGAACGCGGGGATAACGGGGAACCCGAGCCGGTCCTTCGCCTCCAGGTCGGGCTCATCGCCCTCCACGGTGCCGGTGAGGGGCGCTCCGGTGTCGAGAGTACGGCCGATGGTTTCTTCCCGGCCGAGGCGGTCGATCTTGTCCCAGCCATCGAGGTCCATGAAGATGCGACGCAGCACGAAGCTCGTGCCGCCCTCGAGCCACGACGGAACGTCGGTACTCCAGACGGCCTCGTTGAATTCTGTGGTGCCCGGCGTGGGATTGCCGGTTCCATCCAGCTGGCCGAAGAGGTTGCGCATGGTGGCCGCCGGATTCTCGGCTCCCGCAGCGCGTCGAAAACCGCTCTGCGACCACCGCGGCAGAGCAAAGCTGCGTGCGTCCTTCAGCAGCATGCGCGCGGTGTGGGTCACCGTCAGCGGATCGTTGGCAGCGATTTGAAGAAGCAGGTCGCCGTCACAATACGCCGGGTCGAGCTGGTCGATACCGAAGGCGGGTAGCGGGCGCAGCCAGTCGGGCGCCGACTTTCCGGCGAGCGCCACCACGCGCGGCCCGAAGCCAAAGGTGACCGTGAGCTGTGCCGGGATGACCGCGAGCTCGGGCTCAGAGTCAGCCAGCGCGGGCTGGCCTGCCGTGAGGCGAGCCGCGTCATCCGTCAGCACGCCCATCAGCCGCCGCAGACCAGCGGCATCGACATCGTCACGCAGATCGAGCGCAATGAACACGGCGTTGGATTGCGCTGGCGTTTCGATTCCGGCCTGGTGCGCGCCGTAGAAAGGCACAGCTCCCTCGAAGGCCTCTTGTGGAGTGAACTCCCCGGTGCCGCCGGGCTGGGAACCCTCACCGACGCTCGTCGGCGCGACCGATCCCGAAGTGTTGCCAACGATGCTCACTCCGGCTGCTGTTGCCGCGCCGACGCCCGCCGCGGCGGCACCGCCCCAGAGGAGGTGCCGCCGCGAGAGCCGACGCGAAGTGTCGGGCTCTATTGGTTCAGACAATTATTCGTTCATCTCCATGTCATCGTGGTCCATGTCGCCGTCGTCCATGTCCATGTCCATGTCATCGTCGCCCTCGTAATTCTCGTTGGCACCCGAGTAGTCCTTGGCCGGAGCCGTGAACTCGACGGCGCTGCCGTCGTCGAGCGTGAGTGTGACAGTCACGTCGTCGCCCGCCAGAATTGGGTCGGCGACGCCCATGATCATGATGTGGTTTCCACCGGGCTCCAGCATGAGCATTCCACCTGCCGGTACGGTGAAACCGCCTTCGATCGGCTGCATAACCATGTCGCCCGACTCATTCTCGAGCGTCTCGTGAAGCTCGGTCATGTCAGACGCACTGGTAGTCGCCGACACGATCGTGATGTCGGCATCGGTGGGGTTCTCGACCATGCCGAACGCGGCCGTCATACCGCTGTCGATCGCCTTGACCCAGGTGTCAGAAGTCGTGAGCGTGGTCGCCATCGACTCCATGTCGTCGGACTCGCTGTCAGTGGATGCCGTGGTCGAGCATCCAGCGAGAGCGAGCGCTCCTGCTGCGAGAACTGCGATCAGGCTGAAGGCGTTCTTGGTGCGTGT
Proteins encoded in this region:
- a CDS encoding Dyp-type peroxidase produces the protein MSEPIEPDTSRRLSRRHLLWGGAAAAGVGAATAAGVSIVGNTSGSVAPTSVGEGSQPGGTGEFTPQEAFEGAVPFYGAHQAGIETPAQSNAVFIALDLRDDVDAAGLRRLMGVLTDDAARLTAGQPALADSEPELAVIPAQLTVTFGFGPRVVALAGKSAPDWLRPLPAFGIDQLDPAYCDGDLLLQIAANDPLTVTHTARMLLKDARSFALPRWSQSGFRRAAGAENPAATMRNLFGQLDGTGNPTPGTTEFNEAVWSTDVPSWLEGGTSFVLRRIFMDLDGWDKIDRLGREETIGRTLDTGAPLTGTVEGDEPDLEAKDRLGFPVIPAFAHVRRAKEHEAANKMFRRGYNYDDIVLAGAESVSNSGLLFAAFQADVDKQFVPVQKALDTLDLLNTWTTPVGSAVFAIPPGCEPGGYIGDTLF
- a CDS encoding copper chaperone PCu(A)C — its product is MIRTTRTKNAFSLIAVLAAGALALAGCSTTASTDSESDDMESMATTLTTSDTWVKAIDSGMTAAFGMVENPTDADITIVSATTSASDMTELHETLENESGDMVMQPIEGGFTVPAGGMLMLEPGGNHIMIMGVADPILAGDDVTVTLTLDDGSAVEFTAPAKDYSGANENYEGDDDMDMDMDDGDMDHDDMEMNE
- the pstB gene encoding phosphate ABC transporter ATP-binding protein PstB is translated as MSKRIEVNDLNVYYSKFRAVEGVSLTIEPRTVTAFIGPSGCGKSTFLRTLNRMHEVIPGAYVEGEVLIDGNNLYGPGVDPVNVRRQVGMVFQRPNPFPTMSIRDNVLAGVKLNNSRISKSDADDLVESSLVGANLWKEVKDRLEKPGSGLSGGQQQRLCIARAIAVKPDVVLMDEPCSALDPISTLAIEDLIEELKQEYTIVIVTHNMQQASRVSDRTAFFNIAGTGAPGKLIEYDDTTTIFSNPSVQATEDYVSGKFG